The Branchiostoma lanceolatum isolate klBraLanc5 chromosome 7, klBraLanc5.hap2, whole genome shotgun sequence nucleotide sequence TCTTAATTTCCTTTAAAAACACATGTCTACTGAACTGTATACTGCTGCATACAAAAACAAGTAACCACACAAAAAGGAATATACAGTCTGGTAGTACAtgttgacaaacaaaacaatacttttAAACTATGCTACAAAACGGTGCAGAGTTGACGCAACACCACCACATGTGCACAAAAGATTGGGGTGGTTCCTGCCAAGATGGTGGAGCGCATGACGACAGATGACTACTTGTCCACCTCCTCGACCCCGGCTTGTGTCATGAGGTCGGCGATGTTCTTCTCCAGCTCGTCTATCCGCCCTCCCATGTCATCGAGTAAAAGTGGTTAAGGAAGTAAATGTGTTCGGAACATGCAGCAAAACTATTACCAGTAGTTGACTAACATCACTGGCATATAATGTGCTATAATGGTGATATTACagggtacacacacacacactaagaaTAAAAGGAAACAACTGCTATACTTGCCAGTTGTTCTTGGAAAAGAGAATTATCCAtccaaacatacacatacacaaatccAAGTCATTCCTACACACCCAATCGCCCACACAATACAGGTCATTCACTAACTAGCCCCAGGAAGGAACTTCCTCCAACGTCACCATTACTTCCTTCTGTGTTTCTCTGAAACCATGGAAGATACAACCTACCAAGGAAAAGGGCcctgtcatatatatatatatatatatatatataacctttAAGAAGTTGAACCAATCTTGTTACAATGACCCAAGGAGTGACTACATCACTTGAAAAGGACTACATTACTGAGGCAGACCTGAGGGTAGACATTACGGTGCGTCCATGTTGTCATTATCAAACTACAGACATTGCTGGGATTTAAATCCCATCAAAATTTCAATCAGAACAACTTATATCAGATGCAACTCAGACAGACTAAATGTCACAATACAATGAGGTATAAATGAAGCCTGTCATGCACCAGTACTTTCATGTTATAATTTTTCTCGAGAATTTTCCAAATGGTCTTAAAAAGATTTCTTTTCAAGAGTGTTTGGCATTTTTCCAGAAGTATTTTTCTACAATGTGGTTGAACCATAAAAGAACTACAATAAGACACCACCTGGTAAAACAGGTAGTATTAGTCCCAGCGTCTATAATTTTCACTGCATATATTACCACCTTTTATCAAAAGATAACTATATAGTACAGAATTCAGATCTGCCCAACCTACGACAAAATTGTTTCTCAACATCGTCTATAGGCACATTCCTTATACTAATGCTCTAATCTTTTCATTCTGCTTGCACAAACTTTGCTTATGTGGCTTTTCTGCCACTTAGACAAAGACTTGATGAGCTGTCATCTTGGATAAGTCTTTTTGCTACATAAGAAGTTTCTCATAATCGCCAATATGTAGTTCTCAATACCCcaactgctacatgtactaacCTTAAACTTTAACCTGTCATATAAATAGACAACAGTACATTTTCTGGACAACCTACATAAAACAGCTGTAGATGAAACACAATGCAACACTTTGTTTTCCATACCTCTCTTACAGTGCTTACAATGATGGCATGGGTGAGTAACAATGTAACCGTTGTAACGTTTCGCATTATATTCATAAcaaatattgaataaaaaggATATTCCTCGAGATGATCTGGTCAGACATGGCCTGAAACTTGTCCTGCATCTGTTGTAGCAGTGCCTGGACCTGGAGAGGGAGGGAAGGAAAGGACATACAGTTACATACACaatgttgtacatttttaaagaaCAGTCTTTTACGTTTTAGtttcaaaaacacaaaagtGCTTCCATTATCTGGACTTGCTGGGTTAAGGGCCAAACACATTTTTAAAGCAGCTTTGCTCAAGtcaaaaacatgtaacattccATCATTGGAGCATTACTGACACGTACAAATGACAGAACTATAAACAGCAACACTGCCTTGTGTAGTATTGCAAAGTATTAGCTTACCACTTCAGTAGCTTCTATCACATTATGTGGATCAAGAGTTTCCACCTCCTTGCTGTTAGTCTTCAACCCTGCATCCATGTTCTCCTCTTTCTTCTACTAACTTAACTGACAAAATATCCAAGCTGCTTCCAACAGTACACCCTGTCTCTGTGGTTCTCCCAAGAAGACTGAACAAATTCCCTCAAACTGAGGGATTATATGGGCCCACAAGATCACAGCTTTGAAAAAATGGGGGTAATTTGTCCAAGTAATGGATTTTTGATGAAAGACTTCCAATTGGGAAAGGTGTAATTAACAGAACTGAAGGGTTGAGGGGCTGTGTTTTATGGAACATGCTAATTCCCTAATTATGCTGTAAACTACTTTTATTTTGTGGCAATCAACTGACAATCCCAAGACAGTGTTATGTTAGTaacaatgcatgttttttttagctCACAAACAatatgttatatacatgtagtattataGGTACTGCACTACACCTTTTGTCTGCAAAAAAAGAGCCATTCTACCTATGATGCTATGGAGTGGTCTCATAAAATATGTACCAGATTTGATAAATGGGGAAAACTAAGGATTAAATAGCCTGTATAGGGGTTCTTGGTTACTATACTAGTACCACATATAAAGTATAACATTTCCCAATGGGGAAATGTACATTTCTCAAAGGAATTATCTCAACAGATGCACCTGTTAACCCGATATTTAAAACAGCTCTTCATTAGACGGCTTGCATACCTATGTATCTAATATCGGGTTTGGGGTGTTATAATGCCCTCCCTGTGTGATAATTACCAGACTGTGTCACATTAGGCTGGATTTACATGGGTAATGTGATGGAATTTGTCAATAGGGCCTCCTGGGGGAGTGGATTACAACAATGGTCTCAACTGTAAATAATTGTCTCACTTAAAAATCATAATTAAATGCCTCTTAGACTGGAGAGGAACAGGTGCCTTTCAATTATGGATCCTTCTTTGTTGGCCTTGTTTTAATGATCACATTAACATGTCTGAAAATCTTACAGAGGAAGTATTGTTTGAATATTGTCAGAAGCAGACAAGGCTACATGCAGCTAgaactactgttacagtacttcATGGGTAAAGAAGCATATCTAAGTTGATCATGTACCTCATGCCATTTTATGGTAAAACAAGCTCCAGGGTTTTCCCATACCGTATACAAAGAAATAATCCTGTTAGTTACAATGATGGTCTGAGGAAAAAACTGGCTGCCTTGCagacaaaatgttttgttacgtcgatgaagattagacatccaggtaataagatacgccaaaaaagcagttactcaaacaactggatatgattttggaaacggtcaaaaaTCCAaaatttttccaaaatcatatccagttgtttgagtaactgctttatTGGcgcaaaatgttttgttgttataGTATCTCTACGCAAATGCACTAGAATTTAATACTATTTGGTTCAATCAGCCACAAAGTTTCCGCATAGTGAAAACATCTGCTAAGCTAACTAACAGTATTTTATTCACCTGTACCACTGTGTCAAACCCCCAAGCTAACAGTAGGAGCATGCAAGAAAACAAGTGCTGTTTGTCTTCATCAGCATCAAACAACCCAATTCAAAAATTATGTTCACAATGCAACGGTGTGAACCAACTCTACAGACTTGGTAACCATGGATACAACGTAGCAACACAAGCTCTTTGTCCAGCTTTCTGACTCTGAGATCATTGTTACAAGAACGAACACAATGTGGACTTCACAATCTGACAACAGTTCCCATGCCAAGAGAATGTTGGAGTGTTGGTGTTGATGCAGGTGaaaatatgcaaaaatcatGTCTTCATAACAACTGTGATTGTGTTCGTCCTTGGTACTAGTACATAATGTGCTAGCCTCATCCTTGAGGACAGGTATAATAAGCCGTATGATAATGATCCACAAGCACTAAGGACTACTACGCGAGAAAATTATATATTAACGGTATGTCTTTTAGTAACTATGTAAAGTGATATGTGTGTTTTAAATCATCAAATTCAGTTATCATAAATCGTAATGAAATGATTGAAAAATTATGCCGCTTTACTCATAAGGAACCAACAGAAAGCGTTCAGGTAAAAATAGTGCGATAGTAAAGAAAGCCTAACAAAAAGTACGACTACAATACCACACAAGGCACTTTTGTTCAGATGTTGACATTTTACAACGGTTCCAACTTCCAACGCACGCTTGAAAAAAACACCCCTAACCGGACATAATAAAACTCGGTCTTTCTACCCTATACAAGCTTATGAATCGTTAAAAATGCTACAGTGGCTCCTAGATATACTGCGGCCTTGATTTAAGTAGAGAATGTAGGCTTACGAAAGCTGTGAGGTCCTGAATGTTCTTGGGATCAGCGCCCGTAACTGCCAGGTCCATCTTTACGTCCGCCATTTTCTTGCTGTGTACACGGAAGTGACGCTCACTAAGTGCGCATGCTCAAGATTAGTCTAAAATCTGTTAGGGGtgttggtttaaaacaaaactgTTCTTTCGATAGTAGAATCTAACCAAGTTCAATATTTTGTTCACGTTGGTAATTTtagatttcaaaatattttcatacTTTGCAAAGGTATCAGCTTTATCTAATCAGAAGTAACTGGAAATATGTAACTTTTTCATTATCCCACCCCTTAGCAAATAATGTTATCACCCTTAGCACCCGAAACATCATCACAAGGAAGAAGTGCGAAAATCGTCACAGGTGAGACACTTTGAAGAGAGTAATCACAATTTTTACACGTATTCAGGAATTTCAGGCACTTAAATGGAACAGACCTTCTTCAAGAACTTACCTAGACACTATTGAGTTAGTACCTGTCTCCTGAGACCTAAAGTAGTGGGGTAAGACAGTTAGGAATTTGAAGGGTTGTCTTCAGTCTTCATGATGACTGTTGTCATTTTCAAACAAGCAGTTGTACTGTCTGTACCTAATCCGCGTTTTTACCACTTGATAAGGATTTGTTGTTTTCACTCGTTCGAGTCAAGACTTCGAGTTTGATATTTAGATATATAACTGTAAGAACACCTTAGAAAGACTGTAACCTCATAATTTGGAAACTAAGATAGTAACGTAAGAATCAtatagccaaggaggttttgtcaAGATGAAATTCAATTAGTGTTAGTCTAACATGTCTTTACACTcctttttcaaacttgaaagtacatgtaacgttagttcattGTGACAATAGAGGGAAAACTATGAAAAggagtacaaatgtacaggttGGCAGAGTAATGCATCTACTGAGGCTAGTAAGTTGAGGATTGATAATAAGACCAGGAACTGGTGGAATATTAAGCATCTTCCACTTGCTCTGTCTAATCAAGGCTATATCTTACTAATGAAGCACTTGACTTGATGAAATCATTAACGTACTTGCACGATAACATAATGATCTTATACATGATCCCATGATATGTTATATGATCCCAactatgtactacatgtagtagactTAATAAGTGTGTTTCAAGGAGATAGTTAAACAGACTGAGTGCCAGCCTATTCTCCGGTGAAGTACATGTTCCTATTCATTATTTTCCATTCCAGTGTTGTGTAGGATTGGGCTGCTGTTCATTTTCTATTTAGGTACCTATGGTACATACCATTAATGTTAGTGCAAGTTTAGATGTTTATTCTCGTCCATCACTGGACATAAACGTATTTCAAGACAGACATGATTAAGGATCATACTTTCTTCATTCCTCATGAGAACTTATTTTTAAATGATAATATGATGACATTGTAGCACTATGTTTACTTACTACCTAAAGGATTATTATTAGAAAATCCTCTCAAgttttcaattaaaaaaaaactatgtcTATGTTTGCATGTAGCCAGTTCCCAAAAGTGAGAgggttatactgtaaatgcatttaagttcgcatggtttttatttcacgctaaggcaaGAATGGAGTGTCCATGGTGCGCTATAGTCacttactgctacagtattggacaaaaatattacTGGtggcttaaagtttgtggtgaaacggttgtcgcaaaaaccgcgaacataaaaccaccacaaacatttctgcatttacggtatgcCTTTTTTAGTACTTCTTTTGAAACATGAGACTTAACAGTTAAGTTTCCTGCTTGGGATACAATTTCTGAAACAAGCTCAAACAAATGCTATTTTCTGTGTTACTTCCTGTTTGCCCTGCAAGAAAAATGTCAACTTTTGCTGGAAGTTTAGTTCTTTGCTTCTTGATTGTTTTTTCCTGGAATAGCATTTATTATGATTTAAGTAATAAGGACAGAAATATAACACATACAGTATGGGGAGCAATGAAGCAATCCTACTGTTATGTTTCTAAATCAAAGGAAGAAAGCACTATTTCTAAGTTTGatttttcctgaaaatgttAGGGAAATCCCCAGACACCTGTCTAATATACATAGTCTATATGAGTCATGCAAATGGCACAAAATTAGATAGTCCTATTTGATtggttacacaaattcacatatcAATCCcttttgtattgatttttgcCACTAAATCTTGATGTTGACATTATGACTCATGGTCAGGAGTAACATATATACCCATGAACTCATTACAGTACCAAGATGTCCACACAACAGCACGTCGACAAGTTGTCGTCTTACCTCAAGTCCCACAAACTGTCTGATGGTGCAGCGGACAAGAGCGGGCCCTCGTCAGCACGGAAACCAATGCTTTCAAGAGGGGCCAGCAGGTAATCATGGGTTACAGCAGTCAAAGTTGATTTCTATATGCACAATATACTAATACTGcaagtttgaaatgtttcacAACTTCTCAATGTCTGTTGGAACTGAGTCGCAATCTTTTGATCAGATCAATGTTTGGTAtggttattgtttatttgttgttgttgtaatacTAATCTGTTACTTTTTCCATACAACAGTGGTGCTGGAAAGGCCCACACAGCCAGTACCAGCAGCCCTGCCAGGAAGCCAAGTGGCAGTAGCTCAGCCAGAAGGACAAGTGACAGTAGTTTaagcacaacaaaaacatcCACACTCAGGATGCACCTAGCCAAGAAACTCTGCATACAGAAGTAAGGGCCTTTTGTTTCTGGtgaagaaaaaacatgaaaacacagGAAGACAATATCAGATAGTCTTCATAAAGAAGCTTCATGCTAATCTGAGTAGAATGTAAATTTTTgagatgaaaatgttttttttttatacatgtattcagtttGATATCAAATACACTTGTTGCATGTCTTGGTCTGCTACTTTCTTTCCTTATGCATATGTTTTAATTTCCAGTATGCCAGATGAAATTTTACTGAGGGTCTTCAGTTTCCTGAATGCGGGTGCCCTCCTCCTGGCCGCCACTGCGTGCAAAAAGTGGTACAGTCTTGCACATGACAAGTGAGTTGATTTCTTGCTTGGTTCTACTTTAAACATCATCTGAGCTGTGTAATGGCTGTCCTCAAGATaatattttctgtctttttcccGCCTGTTAGAAGAAATGTCTGGCATATGATAACCTGACCAGTGCAGTCTCCAGGACCCAACCCTTTGTCCCGAGACGGAAATTCGCTTGTTAGAATGGACATTTCaccctgtctgtccaaaaatcagaacttcatgacatgaaatgtaTTTCCAGAAGCTTTAACATGACAGatttaacaccagaaaacaacaacatgggctcccaaacaatgagtgggacaaaaaaaatttaaaactgGAGACGGCCCTGAACCTGACGCAGCTTTTCCTCCCCCTGCAGCTTCCTGTGGCGGTTACAGTACAGAGTGCATGTTGAACTGGGTGGGCTGGACAAGCTGGAGAAGAAGGAACCCCACGTCCCGCCAGAGGGAGAGCTCACCCCAGGGTACTGGCAGAAACAAGCAATCTCGCGGTGGGTACAGATTATCTATTGGTCTTACGTAAACTGATGTCTTTGGAGAAAAGCAATTTGTAGACAATGAGTACGACCTATCGCCATGTCACAGTGAGGGCAAAAATCCAAATGTATTGCAAAAgattaatttgcatattgatAAATCATTTGATCTGCTAATTTGAATATCAATCTAGTCTGCTCATGTCATTTTGCCTACCAGTTGTCGAATACCccggatgtaaacaaaaacaacgatgtaaacaaaaacagctcCTATTGAAAGTTACTTTAAGTTttctgctttgttttgttttccagtcTTGTTGCAGCAAGAAACAACAGAATCCCAAAGATTCTTAAGACCAGGAATCCTTCGACATGCATGCCTGTCAATCTTCAACAGGGATTAGTGTgagtaacctttgacccatgtGGCCATGTTGCCATGTCTGATGTTCATCATCGATCATGCCATTCTTGTTGTAGCTACACTTACTTCAGCTAACCAAGTTTTAACATAAGTCATCTTTGCCAATTTTGATCAAGCTGTCTGCTAATGTCTAAGCCAATTGTGCTTGTTGCTATTAAGTCACATTGTCAGCACCTGCTTTAGTTCAGTTGCCAAAACGTTTATCATGAATTGTCACAGATTTAACCTATTATGCTTTCCTTGTACAGGGCTCTTGGTGTGAAATGGTTTGTATGTCTAGTGGAGGGTAACAACATAAAGGAGCACAACTTTCCTGCCAACGACGCCATCTACAGTAAATTCTCCTATTCATTACGCTGGTATGACCTGAATTTCCCACCAATCAGAAACATCCGCTACATCAGGTTATATGGGGTCAGTCCTGTCTTCTATGGCAGAGATGGGCTACCTATCAAAAATGGGTAGGTATAGTCTATCAACAGTTTTACTGTTTGAAAGACATACgtctctttttttttgcagaaaatatttggtAGATTCATATCCATATCATTCTGTAAAATTCCTTGGTCTTTcttcccatatacatgtacggtGAATATGAAATAACaggtttcctccctggctaaattggctttgggacttttcattgttttctcatcaacagattaagaaagaactgtagctGTACTGAATTTTGATAGATGGCCATGAAAGgattctaaatctgattttttttttgaccgtatggatgacgtcatcaaattttattgcccttaatgtgatatttttcaaagagaaaatacagcacttaagtacataacactgcaatgaaactatcttttccatgtgcataatgatcaaagctttAAATGTACCTTTAAAtctacaaattgatatctacctATCATTTgtagttataaaaaaaaaatatggacATTTcttagatatcaatttgtgcaaacttatgcacatggaaaacaaagtttcattgcagtgtttTGTACCAAAGTGctatatttagaaaaaaaatatattaagggcaataaaattgatgacgtcatccatgtggtccaaaaaatcagatttagaattcttttatgaccagctatcaatattcagtactgcaacagttctttcttaattcattagtgagaaaacaatgggaagtcaaaatgccaatttagccagggaggaaagGGAGGAGCCTTAAGACATTTGAAACATTACACTGTTGTCCTCATGTTTTTATTGCTCagctatgaaatgaaaataccCTATATGTGCAGGCAATACTTTTGGTGATTGATTAGAACATTGATGATGCCACGTCAATATTCAGTATTTCTGTATCATTATCAATTTCTGGTCATATCAGAAGAGTAATGGCTCTGGCATCCACGCTGACCCTCTTCTCCCAAGCATGTCCAAAAGAGTTTTGGGTCAATTACTGTTGATTTTACTGTATTCATGAATGGTGGAACAACACAAGTTTCCCCATCACCAATATCAGTGTGCTTGTTTATCAGGCCCCGTACCCGCTCCCTGATGCAGACTATAGAACTGAGCTTGAGCAAGTTGCAGGACAGAACCCCAGATGTGCAGGACGGCCTCGTCAATGTCTACTTCCTGGAGGAGGGCTTCTTTGTTGCAGTGTGGAAGGTTTGTGCatt carries:
- the LOC136439248 gene encoding heat shock factor-binding protein 1-like isoform X2, which codes for MADVKMDLAVTGADPKNIQDLTAFVQALLQQMQDKFQAMSDQIISRIDDMGGRIDELEKNIADLMTQAGVEEVDK
- the LOC136439248 gene encoding heat shock factor-binding protein 1-like isoform X1; the encoded protein is MDAGLKTNSKEVETLDPHNVIEATEVVQALLQQMQDKFQAMSDQIISRIDDMGGRIDELEKNIADLMTQAGVEEVDK
- the LOC136439237 gene encoding F-box only protein 15-like, with protein sequence MSTQQHVDKLSSYLKSHKLSDGAADKSGPSSARKPMLSRGASSGAGKAHTASTSSPARKPSGSSSARRTSDSSLSTTKTSTLRMHLAKKLCIQNMPDEILLRVFSFLNAGALLLAATACKKWYSLAHDNFLWRLQYRVHVELGGLDKLEKKEPHVPPEGELTPGYWQKQAISRLVAARNNRIPKILKTRNPSTCMPVNLQQGLVALGVKWFVCLVEGNNIKEHNFPANDAIYSKFSYSLRWYDLNFPPIRNIRYIRLYGVSPVFYGRDGLPIKNGPRTRSLMQTIELSLSKLQDRTPDVQDGLVNVYFLEEGFFVAVWKDGGELAFINCIVHNHHLLQRSVLGSSTTCFPHLVRSHLRDDISRHPGLSRYDCMLSLRNHRKTFFEDYPTCMGTTRDNIANGFASFQAFSNWRAAETEFYLRWKTELFKGEFKDAFILDAVMLDDNRRVFWTISAPCKLVPTEVGEVRALVKSGEIWGGTNLPFLFRRPKDPSFFDGGQHCWCFEASNSLGKVTGKVVWDEERERYQVFQVYFHITTKLINTVFGTNY